The Pseudomonadota bacterium genome includes a region encoding these proteins:
- a CDS encoding bifunctional (p)ppGpp synthetase/guanosine-3',5'-bis(diphosphate) 3'-pyrophosphohydrolase, whose protein sequence is MEPRSTGRPGSTQRQVVERWLERYFKAVPAAGKDQSLALRAGERLFEHTDEQQLQLVAGSLKALESLSPDTATVLATLVLPLALDDEAELASLRDDLPEEVLQLLGQLRTLTHFGRTYLPDDHSRAEGLRRLLMALVADVRVVLVALAWQIARLGAAESGPEDLRRELARETQLIHAPLANRLGIWQLKWQLEDVSFRYLEPQTYQRIARLVAEKRSDRQAFIQRFMNDLEQMLRHSHIDAEVSGRAKHIYSIWRKMQRKGLDFHELFDVRAVRVLVDTVEHCYSVLGLVHTRWQPVPGEFDDYITNPKANLYRSLHTAVRTDSGRVVEVQIRTHEMHRHAELGVAAHWRYKEGGPRDDALENRIGVMRRLLERSDGDDSDDDSLLEEFRNLTTEDRIYVLTPKGEVRDLAAGATPLDFAYLIHTEVGHRCRGARVNGRIVPLTYQLNNGDRVEILTGKQPNPSRDWLLPSLGYVGTARARAKIRQWFRQQDQGENQAAGRQAVEAEFRRLSLDTGMIGHVLDRFNANRIEELYAMIGAGDLTATQVAHAVERYFRRDDRGEASIAVHKADAEPSSDQDIRIEGLGSLMHQMARCCQPVPGDEIAGYITRTRGVSIHRQDCRQFLALRRRHPERVLGVHWADAGRSRYPSAIRIDAWDRRDLIKDLGTLLASEKVNVTAMNASHDPTSDRVAIELTVQVMDFEQLSNLMARMQQIPNVFDVTRIR, encoded by the coding sequence ATGGAACCCCGTTCGACCGGACGTCCCGGTAGCACACAAAGGCAGGTTGTCGAACGCTGGCTTGAGCGTTACTTCAAGGCGGTGCCGGCAGCCGGAAAGGACCAATCACTGGCCTTGCGGGCCGGCGAGCGGTTGTTCGAGCACACCGATGAACAGCAGCTGCAGCTGGTCGCCGGTTCGCTCAAGGCACTGGAATCCCTGTCGCCGGACACCGCCACGGTGCTTGCCACCCTGGTGCTGCCGCTGGCGCTCGATGACGAGGCCGAACTCGCGTCCCTGCGCGATGACCTGCCCGAAGAAGTCCTGCAGCTGCTCGGCCAGCTGCGCACGCTGACCCACTTCGGCCGCACCTATCTGCCCGATGACCACAGTCGCGCCGAGGGGCTGCGCCGGCTGTTGATGGCCCTGGTGGCCGATGTGCGGGTCGTGCTGGTCGCGCTGGCCTGGCAGATTGCCCGCCTGGGCGCTGCCGAAAGTGGTCCGGAAGACCTGCGCCGCGAGCTGGCGCGCGAAACACAGCTCATTCACGCGCCGCTGGCCAACCGGCTGGGCATCTGGCAGCTCAAGTGGCAGCTCGAGGATGTCTCCTTTCGCTATCTGGAGCCACAGACCTACCAGCGCATCGCTCGACTCGTGGCCGAGAAACGATCGGATCGCCAGGCCTTCATCCAGCGCTTCATGAATGATCTCGAGCAGATGCTCAGGCATTCGCACATCGATGCCGAGGTCAGCGGCCGCGCCAAACACATCTACTCCATCTGGCGCAAGATGCAGCGCAAGGGGCTGGACTTTCACGAGCTGTTTGATGTGCGCGCCGTACGCGTGCTGGTTGACACCGTCGAGCATTGCTACTCGGTGCTCGGGCTGGTGCACACGCGCTGGCAGCCGGTGCCCGGTGAATTCGACGACTACATCACCAACCCCAAGGCCAATTTGTACCGGTCGCTGCACACGGCAGTGCGTACCGACAGCGGGCGGGTTGTCGAAGTGCAGATCCGCACCCATGAAATGCACCGTCACGCCGAACTCGGAGTGGCCGCACACTGGCGATACAAGGAAGGTGGGCCGCGCGATGACGCGCTGGAAAACCGTATCGGCGTGATGCGCAGGCTGCTCGAGCGTTCGGACGGAGACGACAGCGACGACGATAGCCTGCTGGAAGAATTTCGGAATCTGACCACCGAGGACCGGATCTACGTGCTGACGCCGAAAGGCGAGGTGCGCGACCTGGCTGCGGGTGCCACCCCGCTGGATTTCGCGTACCTGATCCATACCGAGGTCGGCCATCGCTGTCGTGGGGCTCGGGTCAACGGCCGTATCGTGCCCTTGACCTATCAGCTCAACAACGGCGACCGGGTCGAAATCCTGACCGGCAAGCAACCCAATCCGTCACGTGACTGGCTGTTGCCGAGCCTGGGCTACGTGGGCACCGCACGCGCCCGGGCCAAGATCCGCCAGTGGTTCCGGCAGCAGGACCAGGGCGAAAACCAGGCGGCCGGGCGCCAGGCCGTCGAGGCCGAGTTCAGACGCCTCAGCCTGGATACCGGGATGATCGGTCATGTGCTCGACCGGTTCAACGCCAATCGCATCGAGGAGCTGTATGCCATGATCGGGGCGGGAGACCTGACTGCCACACAGGTCGCCCATGCCGTGGAGCGCTATTTTCGCCGCGATGACCGCGGCGAAGCCTCGATCGCCGTGCACAAGGCCGACGCCGAACCGTCGAGTGACCAAGACATCCGGATCGAGGGGCTCGGCAGCCTGATGCACCAGATGGCGCGTTGTTGCCAGCCCGTTCCCGGCGACGAGATTGCCGGCTACATTACGCGCACCCGGGGCGTGAGCATCCATCGACAGGACTGCCGCCAGTTCCTTGCCCTGAGGCGGCGGCACCCCGAGCGCGTACTCGGAGTGCACTGGGCGGATGCCGGCCGCAGCCGCTATCCATCAGCCATCCGCATCGACGCCTGGGATCGACGTGACCTGATCAAGGACCTGGGTACGCTTCTGGCCAGCGAAAAAGTGAACGTGACTGCCATGAACGCCAGCCACGACCCGACCAGCGACCGGGTGGCGATCGAGCTGACCGTTCAGGTCATGGACTTCGAGCAGTTGTCGAATCTAATGGCCAGGATGCAGCAGATTCCGAACGTCTTCGACGTGACCCGCATTCGATAG